The window AAAAGCTCCATTGCACCGCCATGGACCGCGCTACCGCTCCAGCTCCGGGCCATCATCCCGGCCCCATTCCCGTGCTTGTTTCCGCGCCTTTTCTTGAGCCTGCCGGAACTCCTCCACCAGTGCCGCCCGTCTTTCGGCCTGCGCTTGCTCCTGCGCCGGACTCTCCGGCGGTCCCTGTGGCGGCGCTTCCCAGTTAAAAGCGGGTCCGGCCTGCCGCGCCGGGGTTGGTGGGGGTTGCGGTAGTGTCGGCCTGCGCTGCGCGGCCATGTTTTCCCGAAACTCCGCCACCTTAAGCCGAGACGGGTCTGCCCGTTGCCGGGTCTGTTCAGCGGCAAGGGCTTCTTCCACGGTGGCGCGTTGCTGTTCCAGCCACGACAGCGCCCGATTACCGCGCTCTACCGCCCGGTTGTGATCGCCGGCGCGGGTGGACTGGCCCCGCCGTTCCATGGCCGTGACCGCCGGGCCAAGGTGCCGGGTGGCTTCCCGGAAAATCCCCTGCGCCTGCAAGGTCCGGGAGTCAATCCGGTCTTTGAACCCATGGCGTTCTAATGCTTGGTTGACGCACTGCGCCCAGTTCTCGCGCCATTGAGCCAAGGTGGCTTTATCGTTCCAGCTCTGGGGCTTCTGGGCCTTGAAGCCGTTCCGGGTCAGGGGCCTTGTGGTGAGCAAAATATGG is drawn from Nitrosococcus watsonii C-113 and contains these coding sequences:
- the mobQ gene encoding MobQ family relaxase — encoded protein: MGRSAGRSATAAAAYRAGLEITDTRTGETHDYRNRHGVLDHAILTPARAPDWAKESARLWNAAEQAENRKDSRVARENIVALPHELTLEQNRSLLHRFVEENYIRRGMAAQVDIHGADEKGDSRNIHAHILLTTRPLTRNGFKAQKPQSWNDKATLAQWRENWAQCVNQALERHGFKDRIDSRTLQAQGIFREATRHLGPAVTAMERRGQSTRAGDHNRAVERGNRALSWLEQQRATVEEALAAEQTRQRADPSRLKVAEFRENMAAQRRPTLPQPPPTPARQAGPAFNWEAPPQGPPESPAQEQAQAERRAALVEEFRQAQEKARKQAREWGRDDGPELER